A window from Cryptomeria japonica chromosome 1, Sugi_1.0, whole genome shotgun sequence encodes these proteins:
- the LOC131066146 gene encoding alpha pinene synthase, chloroplastic, whose product MALIFTPSSALSFCFKSKLTHRIKPCPKSFPTLPTKCLSRPVLASTSVKNVTRRTGNHHANLWDDDFIQSLPKLPYDAPQYRERADRLVGEVKDMFNAAGAADSCADNILKRLQMVDKVERLGIGRHFEMEIAEALDYVYRFWNESSKDLNTAALGLRILRLHRYPVSSDVLEQFKAKDGQFLCCTTQIEGEIQCILNLFRASLIAFPNEKIMDEAQAFSTMYLKQILEKSHILGASLLKEITFNLEYRWRTNLPRLEARNYIDIYGENISWLMNMDNQTILYLAKLDFNILQSLYRPELQIISRWWRDSRLYKLDFCRHRHIEYLFQGCAITGEPKHLGFRIAFAKFSALATIVDDIYDTYGSIEELKHFTEAFKRWDSTPPDYLPEYMKITYSALYDGIIESAQEASKSQGYETLHNARKAWDDYLDAVMQEAQWIANGHIPNLKEYLENGRESSGSRTTTLQSLLTLDALPENEIQNIDHPSKFNYLFGLTLRLRGDTRTFKTEADRGEVASAIACYMKEHPESSEKDALKYLNFKLDEHLKELNLEYLKNDGVPNCIKDYGYDCSRCFEVFYKERDGFSISTKDMKNHVERILIEPIKM is encoded by the exons ATGGCGCTTATTTTTACCCCTTCCTCTGCCTTGAGCTTCTGCTTCAAATCTAAGCTTACCCATCGCATTAAGCCTTGTCCCAAATCATTCCCAACATTACCTACAAAATGTCTGAGTCGGCCGGTCTTGGCCTCCACTAGTGTTAAAAATGTGACTCGGCGCACAGGCAATCATCATGCAAACTTGTGGGACGACGATTTTATACAATCTCTCCCAAAACTCCCTTATGAT GCTCCTCAGTATCGTGAGCGTGCTGATCGACTTGTTGGGGAGGTGAAAGACATGTTCAATGCAGCGGGCGCTGCAGATTCTTGTGCAGACAATATTTTGAAACGCCTTCAAATGGTGGATAAAGTTGAACGCCTCGGAAtcgggcgacactttgaaatggaGATAGCAGAAGCACTCGATTACGTTTATAG GTTTTGGAACGAGAGCAGTAAAGATCTGAATACGGCAGCTTTGGGACTTCGAATCCTTCGACTTCACAGATATCCCGTTTCTTCAG ATGTGCTAGAACAGTTCAAAGCGAAGGATGGACAATTCTTATGTTGCACTACACAAATAGAAGGGGAGATACAATGTATTCTGAATTTGTTTCGAGCTTCATTGATTGCCTTTCCAAATGAAAAAATAATGGATGAAGCTCAAGCCTTTAGTACTATGTATTTAAAACAAATCTTGGAAAAGTCTCATATTCTTGGTGCCAGTCTTCTAAAAGAG ATAACATTTAATTTAGAGTACAGATGGCGCACAAATTTGCCCAGATTGGAAGCAAGAAATTATATTGATATCTATGGAGAAAACATTTCATGGCTCAT GAACATGGATAATCAAACTATTTTATATCTAGCTAAATTGGATTTTAATATTCTACAATCATTGTATCGGCCTGAGCTTCAAATAATCTCTAG ATGGTGGAGGGATTCAAGGTTGTATAAATTGGACTTTTGTCGTCACAGACATATTGAATATCTCTTTCAAGGATGTGCAATTACTGGAgaacctaaacatttaggttttagaATTGCTTTTGCAAAATTTTCTGCTCTTGCAACAATAGTTGACGATATCTATGATACCTATGGCTCTATTGAAGAACTTAAACATTTCACAGAGGCTTTTAAGAG GTGGGATTCCACTCCTCCAGATTACCTTCCTGAATATATGAAAATCACATACTCTGCACTTTATGATGGAATTATTGAAAGTGCACAAGAGGCATCAAAGAGTCAAGGCTATGAGACTCTCCACAATGCTCGAAAAGCT TGGGATGACTATTTAGATGCTGTGATGCAAGAAGCCCAGTGGATTGCCAATGGGCACATACCAAATTTGAAGGAATATTTAGAAAATGGAAGAGAGAGTTCAGGCTCTCGTACTACTACATTGCAGTCACTATTAACGTTAGATGCACTTCCAGAAAACGAAATTCAAAACATTGATCACCCATCTAAGTTCAATTATCTTTTTGGATTGACTCTTAGATTAAGAGGTGACACTAGGACCTTCAAG aCTGAAGCGGATCGTGGAGAAGTTGCTTCAGCCATAGCATGCTATATGaaagagcatccagaatctagtgAGAAAGATGCATTGAAGTATCTGAATTTTAAGCTAGATGAACATTTGAAAGAATTAAACTTGGAATATTTGAAGAATGATGGTGTTCCAAATTGCATCAAGGATTATGGTTATGATTGTTCAAGGTGTTTTGAAGTTTTCTACAAAGAAAGAGATGGATTTAGCATTTCTACCAAAGATATGAAGAATCATGTAGAACGAATCCTTATTGAACCGATTAAAATGTAA